Genomic window (Syngnathus typhle isolate RoL2023-S1 ecotype Sweden linkage group LG4, RoL_Styp_1.0, whole genome shotgun sequence):
TCAGGATGATTTCCATTGGAGAAGATGCCAGCTCAAAGTTGTTTTGCAGCGTGGCCTTGCTCCACTTCACCTTCACCTGCCTTTCAACACCAACAAGCAGCTAAACGAGCAAGTAtgcaaaaagagagagagagagagagagagagagagagagagagacagagacagagacagagacagagacagagacagagacagagacctTTACAATGACGCCGAATCACCATCGGCTCTTCAATCCTGGCTCGAACTCGCCGCCACGGCGTTTGAGCCAACGAAAGCTGTTAGTAACGACTTCTTTTTATCATCGATGAGTCGACCCTTGACCTCCGATTGGACGTTTGTAGGTCTTTATTTGTCAGGCCAGTGCGTGCTTTCAAGGTGGTTTGGGGATCCCGATGGACACGCAATGTTGTTGCAAGGTGGCGGTGAGCGCTGGTGGACAAGGACAAGTTGAAGACGTGGCGCTCGCAGTTTAGAGAAGCTCATTAGCGGTTTGCGGCAGCGTCGTAAAGCCACGGCACCACAATTGCAGGCGGAAAGTCACATAGTGCGCTCCTCGCCTCGTCTGGCGCACACGTCAAGTGTGAGGCCCAACAGGAAGCGTGTCAGCGTTCCCCAGAGGTCGTCAGCGGCGCCATTAACATTCTTGGCTCCTCGTGCTCCTTATCTGCCTCGGGAGCTTCTCCTCCCAGGCTGcggagaagggaaaaggcaCGCAACCAGTCAGTACGGAATCTCCATCACGTCGGACCTTTGTGTGGGAAGATCCCTTTCTGCCCGCCCGAGGGGAAAATGGGCCCAGCGGCCTTTTGCCACGGTGGCGGCGGCAAGAGCCCAGAGTGCCGGAGGAGGAAAAAGTCGACCCGCCGACTGCGTCTCAAGAATTCACAGAAGCGGAAAACATTGTAGAGCTTGACCAACGGCGTAGGCTAAGCGCTAGCTAGGCGCTGGCTAAGCGCTACGTAGTAGCTAGGCGTTAGCTGGGCGGTTACGTTAATTGGCCAACAATGTCAAAATGCAAAATACGAAGGGTGGCCTTTGCATGCAACTGCTTGTTGACTGACATTGGCAAACGTATTGATTGTGACGTGGCGTGCAGTGGGGCCGCTCGCCTGACCAGCTGTGGCAAAAAGGTCAAAGGCTGCGGTGCGCGCCGCGTCTGGGAACGCTCTTACGTTAACTCTGTCTGTCGGCGCTCGCTTTGGAGTGAGAGCATTCCTGCTTTGACACGTGACCCGGCCGGCCCCGGCGAGGCCCCGGCGAAGCATGCTGCCCGAAGGCCCTCCCTAACACCCAAGCCTcctactccctccctccctccctccctcccttccggACTGGGACGTGGGGGCTGCTGACCTTCCTCTCTCTTTGTCAAAGTCTCTCACAAGATCTCAGATAAAAGTCTGCATTACGAGGAACACAACATCGAACGCATTCGGTGGGTCAAAATCAAACAATCGGCTCGGGAACGATTGGGAACGTCAGCAGCTCCCAAAGCCCGTGTGGCTGAGCAACGTGAAAAGCTCCGGCAAAGTCCAGAGCCATTTTGCCATTTGTTCCGGCTTGAACGTGATGGTTGCGGCAGGCAAAAGGGCCGTCGGAGTAACGCCCGTGTCCCTTTGTTTGCGTGTCCAGCATGCGAGTACGCGCTCCCCAGCGGCAGAGGCTTCAGCTCCAGATCCATGATCCACACGCCCAGCCGCATCATGGCGGTGAGTACTGCGTCAGATTGTTATTCTTATTCTGGCCCCGTGTCACCATGACATAACAGCAACGGGACGAATAGTTGCAGGAGCAGCTCATGAGCCCGACGCACCCTGCTGCCCTGCCCAAAGCCAAGCAAAGCAAAGGGAAGCAAAGCAAAGGAAAGCaaagaaaagcaaagcaaagcacccacccacccaccgtcTTCACGTTTCAGCACTGCTCATGTGCAAGTGTCGTTAATGGCACAACAATGAAACGGGAGCAAACAGGACGTGGAGCAGTTGCTTTGGATTGGCCGGCCGCCGCAGCAACAATGCGGAGGCCAAAAGTCAGCTTCCTGCTTTCAAACGCCGCTTCCTTCCCGTCAAGGAGGACATGCAAAAGCGCCGTCACGCCGCCCGCTTTTCAACTTCCAATGGGGCGAAATTTGCCGAATAACTTCACCGCTTTGATCTCCAAGCCGTGCGTGCGGCGGAGATTGGCTGGCCCCTCGCTTTGATTGGCCGTCAGCACTCACAAGGCCTGAGACCTTCCTTTCCACCTTCCCTCCCGCAGGTGTCCACCATGCCCTCCGGCGGCTTCTCGTCTCGCTCGGCGGTGGAGACCTCCTCCAAGGTGCGTGCCAGCGTGGCGCAGCAGAGCCTCTTCCAAACTCACAGCGCCCGCAGCCGCCGCACCAAGTCGCTGTGTCAGGCCGAGATCAACCATCACGGAGTGTCCGGGGGCAACCTGGTGGCGTGGGCGCCGCCCGTCCTGAGGCGCACCCTCAGCGGCACCCTGCAGGGAAGCACCCTGCAGGGCGCTGCCCCGCCGGGCGGCAGCGACTGGGCCGACCAGGAGATGCCCACCCGCTTCACCTACAAAGGCCCCTCGCACCGCACCATCAACCGCATCGGCAACCGACAACAGCACGGCGCCGCCTACGGCTGGGGCGGGGCGCTGCGGGCCGAGGGCTGGGGAAGTCAGCGCGTCCCGCAGTGGCACGTGCACCGGCCTGGCCACGCTCTGAGCTATCAAAGCAGCAGCTGCGCCCAGCGCGCCGCCTCGGCGTCCGTTCAGCGAGCCGCGTCGGTGCGCAGCGTGGCCAGCGTGGGCAAAGGGCTGGACGTGTTGGATGGAGCGTCCGTTTGCAGCAATGAGCAACTGGCAGGGTGAGTGAGGGATCGGGAGGGAGGGAATCGGGAGggtggaagggagggagggagggagggagagctaTCAGGAGGGAGTAGCCTGCCTCTGACTTTGTCTCCCCATgtaaggttgttgtttttgttccttCTTTCCCCTCTTGCTCCCCATTGCAGGATGCAAGGCCTGGACGCGCAGACGGCCGTCAGGTATTTGTGCGAGCCGGACGCCGCCTTGCAGATCCTGGGCGCCGCCTACATTCAGCACCAGTGTTACCATAGCAGAGATTCCAAAAAGCAGGTACCATGTTTGCGCCGCATTTCGCCGTCTtcctgcccgcccgcctgccgtcGTTGACACAAGCTGctggcgcccgcccgcccgcccgccaggtGCGCCTTCTCCAAGGCGTCCCGGCTCTGGTTCAGCTTTTCTCCAGCGACAACTTGGAAGTGCTGCGCTTCGCCACGGGCGCCACGCGCAACCTCATCTACGAGAACACCGACAACAAGGTGGCGCTCGTCGACGCCGGCGGCGTGGCGCGCCTGGTGGCTGTCTTGGGAGAACCGGACGAGGAGCTCCGCAAGAACATCACAGGTTATCCGTCCCGATTGCGGATAGAGGACGCGCCCGATGCTAACGGCGCCCTAACGTGAGGTCCCGCCGGCAGGCGTGCTGTGGAACCTGTCGTCCAGAGACAACCTGAAGGAGAAGCTGTGCAGAGAAGCTTTGGCAGAGCTGAGCAGCAAAGTTCTGATCCCTCTTTGTGCCAGCATCCCTCTCAGCCCCTCTGAGAAAGACATCTTCAACAACGCCACCGGATGCCTCAGGTGCGTGTCACGGCCCTCGTCCACGGGCCCGGCCCGCGGACCTTGCCCTGTTCTGAGACATCAGCGCGTTTGTCCGACCGACGCGTCTGTGCAGAAACTTGAGCTCGGTCAACCAGAGGACGAGAGAGAAGATGAGGGACACGTCGGGTCTGGTGGACTCGCTGGTGTCTTACATCCAGCAGGAAGTCGGCGCCGACGACAAGGTAACGACAAGATCcgatgcttcttcttcttcttgttcctCTTCATCTTCTAGCTCTTCTGCTTCAGGGTTTGGAGAACTCGGTGTGCGTGCTGCGAAATCTGTCCTACCAGCTGTACTCGGAGCTGCCCCACTCGGTGCGACTTCGGCTGGAGGGTCCCGCCAGAGGCTCCGCCTCCAGGGACGCCCAGGCCGTGGGCTGCTTCCCCATGTACGGCAAGAAGAACGTGGAGGTGAGTGGGCCCGAGCCCACGGACAAAACGTGAacggattttgtttttccaagaGTCTTTGCAAACACGCACAGAAACTACTTGCGGGTAACACAAGATTGGGAACGTGAGCCCATTACAAGCCTTAGCTtagcgcgggcgggcgggcgggcgagcgagcgggcCGCCTTGGCCCTGAATGCATCTCAATGAAGGTGGCAAGccctactctctctctctctctctctcccccaccCGCCCCATTGCGGGCTCAAGCTTCACGAGGTGTCCTCTCTCTTTCGGAGGAGGGGAAGTGACTCTGCTCCACCAGATAGAAAGCCGAGAAGCGGATCGCCTTTCGCCAGAACAAGTGAGGCCAGCAAAGGTCCAATTACTGGCAACAATAGCCGGCTGGCCATGCAAAGTACCCACGTGAACGACGCCGCCATCCCCCCGCCTCCCGCCCTCCATCCCTCCGTCCACTTTGCCAATACAAAACGCCATCCATGGGCTACGCAAACTAGCAGCAATACTTCAAACGGACGTGCGAGCCCAAACGGTGGTGGAGGAACTCGTCTAGACAGACAGGAGGATAATGGTACTCATGGGCTCAGTCAAAAGTGGCTCATATTACAGCAGCTTACCGAGTTGTCAAAGGCTTCCTTCTTTTTTGGTCCGTCTTTATGACACCACGGCGCGCATACGTTAGCGGCAGCTCCAAACGAATTGCGTGTCCGCTCGGTTCCATAcatgaaaaagaacaaaaaagggaCAAACTCGGGCACGCAAAGAATCAAACACCGCCCGCCGTACATGCAAACGACGGAATGCTCGTCTGTCGTTGCAAGGTCACCCACCTATCGCCCAAAAGCGGGCTGGGGTGTCACTGCATCCTtccaatgtgtgtgcgtgtgcgtgtgtgtgtgcagcagcagcagcagcggcagcagagcTTGGCCATCATGTCGGAGGCGTCGCGAGAAGCGCGCGGTGCCGAGTGGCTGTGGCACCCGCGGGTGGTGGCGCTGTACAAGCGGGTCCTCCAGAGCGCCGAGAGCACCTCCGCCGGCAGGGAGGCGGCCGTGGGGGCGCTGCAGAACCTCACCGCCGGAGACGGCAGGGTAGGCCAAAGGTTTCATCTCTGCACATGCAGAGCCTCGGCTAGCTCTGAGCGCGgctgctgtggctcctctcaGTGGGCGGCGCTGCTGAGCGCGGTGGTCCTGGAGCAGGAGCGGATGCTGCCCAGCCTGCTGGACCTGCTGGACAACGACAATGAGGCCGAGCTGCGACCGCTCAGCGCCCTGCTGAGGAACCTGGCCAGACACGCGGCCAACAAGGACCTCGTGGGTCAGTCGCACGCTTTGAGCTCAATAATTAGCTGCCGTCTTGCATGACACATGCTGGCTGCGTTTCTCTCTTCAGTGCATAGCGCCACCTACTGTTCGAAAATAGTAAAGGCAAACACGCACGAAACCATCTGAGCCAGGGTGGCGACAGAGCGCTCTGACGGAACACCCGACCGAGCGTGTGCTGATGGATTGTGGCgctcctccttccctccctccctctctccctccgtTTTTGGGTGCAGCCAAGAACATGGTGAACGTCCTGGTGTCCAAGCTGCCCGGCGACGGGCTGCAGAAGACGCCGTCCAGCGAGGTGGTGGTCAACATCTGCGGCGCCCTCAATCACTTGGTCACCTGCAGCTCACTGGCAGCCCGCGACATCGCCTACTTCAACGGCCTGCCCAAGCTGGTGGGCATCAAGACGTCCCACGACAATaggtaggtaggcaggcaggcaggcaggcaggcaggcaggcaggcaggcagtcaagCTCATCCAAAATTTGGCCTCGTGAAAATGAGCTAAGATGACAGAGTTCCTTAGCTTCAACCAGCCGCTGCACTCAAGATGAACCGAGGGATCCGTTTGTTTGGAAGCAAATGAGACCTTTCAAGAGAATTGCTCAAAACGTGCAAAGACTGGCCTCAGCCCCCCCCCCGTGCAACCGCTCAATTATGAGGCCCGTTTCGCTAGCTAGCGATTAACCAGCCCGAAAGGTTCCAGAGCAGCGTTGACCGTCGTCCGCAATGTGAGCCGGGAAACAGctttcattgtttttgtttttttcaattccGAAAAAGCTAAGGTGGAAGCGCCGGGCGGgcggctgcacacacacacacacacaccacagtaATTGTCGCTAATGGCTTGTGGCTAACGCGGCT
Coding sequences:
- the LOC133152682 gene encoding plakophilin-3-like isoform X1, which produces MSAAVVDGCFLSALQPNSSRTAYVVPSDGPCSDFGAKARRVQEQVRLRLAEKKSPSLGRLTTDDDDAAAATAVLGPAAATKAIFTSCLLFQCHDWELCLHKCAHPLPNGGRLRSRRTDVPKPRACEYALPSGRGFSSRSMIHTPSRIMAVSTMPSGGFSSRSAVETSSKVRASVAQQSLFQTHSARSRRTKSLCQAEINHHGVSGGNLVAWAPPVLRRTLSGTLQGSTLQGAAPPGGSDWADQEMPTRFTYKGPSHRTINRIGNRQQHGAAYGWGGALRAEGWGSQRVPQWHVHRPGHALSYQSSSCAQRAASASVQRAASVRSVASVGKGLDVLDGASVCSNEQLAGMQGLDAQTAVRYLCEPDAALQILGAAYIQHQCYHSRDSKKQVRLLQGVPALVQLFSSDNLEVLRFATGATRNLIYENTDNKVALVDAGGVARLVAVLGEPDEELRKNITGVLWNLSSRDNLKEKLCREALAELSSKVLIPLCASIPLSPSEKDIFNNATGCLRNLSSVNQRTREKMRDTSGLVDSLVSYIQQEVGADDKGLENSVCVLRNLSYQLYSELPHSVRLRLEGPARGSASRDAQAVGCFPMYGKKNVEQQQQQRQQSLAIMSEASREARGAEWLWHPRVVALYKRVLQSAESTSAGREAAVGALQNLTAGDGRWAALLSAVVLEQERMLPSLLDLLDNDNEAELRPLSALLRNLARHAANKDLVAKNMVNVLVSKLPGDGLQKTPSSEVVVNICGALNHLVTCSSLAARDIAYFNGLPKLVGIKTSHDNSSGGLKASRAASTVLCNMFQYSKLHKDYKLKGFARRDFADGSV
- the LOC133152682 gene encoding plakophilin-3-like isoform X5, which codes for MSAAVVDGCFLSALQPNSSRTAYVVPSDGPCSDFGAKARRVQEQVRLRLAEKKSPSLGRLTTDDDDAAAATAVLGPAACEYALPSGRGFSSRSMIHTPSRIMAVSTMPSGGFSSRSAVETSSKVRASVAQQSLFQTHSARSRRTKSLCQAEINHHGVSGGNLVAWAPPVLRRTLSGTLQGSTLQGAAPPGGSDWADQEMPTRFTYKGPSHRTINRIGNRQQHGAAYGWGGALRAEGWGSQRVPQWHVHRPGHALSYQSSSCAQRAASASVQRAASVRSVASVGKGLDVLDGASVCSNEQLAGMQGLDAQTAVRYLCEPDAALQILGAAYIQHQCYHSRDSKKQVRLLQGVPALVQLFSSDNLEVLRFATGATRNLIYENTDNKVALVDAGGVARLVAVLGEPDEELRKNITGVLWNLSSRDNLKEKLCREALAELSSKVLIPLCASIPLSPSEKDIFNNATGCLRNLSSVNQRTREKMRDTSGLVDSLVSYIQQEVGADDKGLENSVCVLRNLSYQLYSELPHSVRLRLEGPARGSASRDAQAVGCFPMYGKKNVEQQQQQRQQSLAIMSEASREARGAEWLWHPRVVALYKRVLQSAESTSAGREAAVGALQNLTAGDGRWAALLSAVVLEQERMLPSLLDLLDNDNEAELRPLSALLRNLARHAANKDLVAKNMVNVLVSKLPGDGLQKTPSSEVVVNICGALNHLVTCSSLAARDIAYFNGLPKLVGIKTSHDNSSGGLKASRAASTVLCNMFQYSKLHKDYKLKGFARRDFADGSV
- the LOC133152682 gene encoding plakophilin-3-like isoform X2, whose amino-acid sequence is MSAAVVDGCFLSALQPNSSRTAYVVPSDGPCSDFGAKARRVQEQVRLRLAEKKSPSLGRLTTDDDDAAAATAVLGPAAATKAIFTSCLLFQCHDWELCLHKCAHPLPNGGRLRSRRTDVPKPRACEYALPSGRGFSSRSMIHTPSRIMAVSTMPSGGFSSRSAVETSSKVRASVAQQSLFQTHSARSRRTKSLCQAEINHHGVSGGNLVAWAPPVLRRTLSGTLQGSTLQGAAPPGGSDWADQEMPTRFTYKGPSHRTINRIGNRQQHGAAYGWGGALRAEGWGSQRVPQWHVHRPGHALSYQSSSCAQRAASASVQRAASVRSVASVGKGLDVLDGASVCSNEQLAGMQGLDAQTAVRYLCEPDAALQILGAAYIQHQCYHSRDSKKQVRLLQGVPALVQLFSSDNLEVLRFATGATRNLIYENTDNKVALVDAGGVARLVAVLGEPDEELRKNITGVLWNLSSRDNLKEKLCREALAELSSKVLIPLCASIPLSPSEKDIFNNATGCLRNLSSVNQRTREKMRDTSGLVDSLVSYIQQEVGADDKGLENSVCVLRNLSYQLYSELPHSVRLRLEGPARGSASRDAQAVGCFPMYGKKNVEQQQQRQQSLAIMSEASREARGAEWLWHPRVVALYKRVLQSAESTSAGREAAVGALQNLTAGDGRWAALLSAVVLEQERMLPSLLDLLDNDNEAELRPLSALLRNLARHAANKDLVAKNMVNVLVSKLPGDGLQKTPSSEVVVNICGALNHLVTCSSLAARDIAYFNGLPKLVGIKTSHDNSSGGLKASRAASTVLCNMFQYSKLHKDYKLKGFARRDFADGSV
- the LOC133152682 gene encoding plakophilin-3-like isoform X7, producing MSAAVVDGCFLSALQPNSSRTAYVVPSDGPCSDFGAKARRVQEQVRLRLAEKKSPSLGRLTTDDDDAAAATAVLGPAAATKAIFTSCLLFQCHDWELCLHKCAHPLPNGGRLRSRRTDVPKPRACEYALPSGRGFSSRSMIHTPSRIMAVSTMPSGGFSSRSAVETSSKVRASVAQQSLFQTHSARSRRTKSLCQAEINHHGVSGGNLVAWAPPVLRRTLSGTLQGSTLQGAAPPGGSDWADQEMPTRFTYKGPSHRTINRIGNRQQHGAAYGWGGALRAEGWGSQRVPQWHVHRPGHALSYQSSSCAQRAASASVQRAASVRSVASVGKGLDVLDGASVCSNEQLAGMQGLDAQTAVRYLCEPDAALQILGAAYIQHQCYHSRDSKKQVRLLQGVPALVQLFSSDNLEVLRFATGATRNLIYENTDNKVALVDAGGVARLVAVLGEPDEELRKNITGVLWNLSSRDNLKEKLCREALAELSSKVLIPLCASIPLSPSEKDIFNNATGCLRNLSSVNQRTREKMRDTSGLVDSLVSYIQQEVGADDKGLENSVCVLRNLSYQLYSELPHSVRLRLEGPARGSASRDAQAVGCFPMYGKKNVEQQQQQRQQSLAIMSEASREARGAEWLWHPRVVALYKRVLQSAESTSAGREAAVGALQNLTAGDGRWAALLSAVVLEQERMLPSLLDLLDNDNEAELRPLSALLRNLARHAANKDLVVHSATYCSKIVKANTHETI
- the LOC133152682 gene encoding plakophilin-3-like isoform X6 produces the protein MSAAVVDGCFLSALQPNSSRTAYVVPSDGPCSDFGAKARRVQEQVRLRLAEKKSPSLGRLTTDDDDAAAATAVLGPAAATKAIFTSCLLFQCHDWELCLHKCAHPLPNGGRLRSRRTDVPKPRACEYALPSGRGFSSRSMIHTPSRIMAVSTMPSGGFSSRSAVETSSKVRASVAQQSLFQTHSARSRRTKSLCQAEINHHGVSGGNLVAWAPPVLRRTLSGTLQGSTLQGAAPPGGSDWADQEMPTRFTYKGPSHRTINRIGNRQQHGAAYGWGGALRAEGWGSQRVPQWHVHRPGHALSYQSSSCAQRAASASVQRAASVRSVASVGKGLDVLDGASVCSNEQLAGMQGLDAQTAVRYLCEPDAALQILGAAYIQHQCYHSRDSKKQVRLLQGVPALVQLFSSDNLEVLRFATGATRNLIYENTDNKVALVDAGGVARLVAVLGEPDEELRKNITGVLWNLSSRDNLKEKLCREALAELSSKVLIPLCASIPLSPSEKDIFNNATGCLRNLSSVNQRTREKMRDTSGLVDSLVSYIQQEVGADDKGLENSVCVLRNLSYQLYSELPHSVRLRLEGPARGSASRDAQAVGCFPMYGKKNVELHEVSSLFRRRGSDSAPPDRKPRSGSPFARTSEASKGPITGNNSRLAMQSTHVNDAAIPPPPALHPSVHFANTKRHPWATQTSSNTSNGRASPNGGGGTRLDRQEDNGTHGLSQKWLILQQLTELSKASFFFGPSL
- the LOC133152682 gene encoding plakophilin-3-like isoform X4, translated to MSAAVVDGCFLSALQPNSSRTAYVVPSDGPCSDFGAKARRVQEQVRLRLAEKKSPSLGRLTTDDDDAAAATAVLGPAAATKAIFTSCLLFQCHDWELCLHKCAHPLPNGGRLRSRRTDVPKPRACEYALPSGRGFSSRSMIHTPSRIMAVSTMPSGGFSSRSAVETSSKVRASVAQQSLFQTHSARSRRTKSLCQAEINHHGVSGGNLVAWAPPVLRRTLSGTLQGSTLQGAAPPGGSDWADQEMPTRFTYKGPSHRTINRIGNRQQHGAAYGWGGALRAEGWGSQRVPQWHVHRPGHALSYQSSSCAQRAASASVQRAASVRSVASVGKGLDVLDGASVCSNEQLAGMQGLDAQTAVRYLCEPDAALQILGAAYIQHQCYHSRDSKKQVRLLQGVPALVQLFSSDNLEVLRFATGATRNLIYENTDNKVALVDAGGVARLVAVLGEPDEELRKNITGVLWNLSSRDNLKEKLCREALAELSSKVLIPLCASIPLSPSEKDIFNNATGCLRNLSSVNQRTREKMRDTSGLVDSLVSYIQQEVGADDKGLENSVCVLRNLSYQLYSELPHSVRLRLEGPARGSASRDAQAVGCFPMYGKKNVEQQQQQRQQSLAIMSEASREARGAEWLWHPRVVALYKRVLQSAESTSAGREAAVGALQNLTAGDGRWAALLSAVVLEQERMLPSLLDLLDNDNEAELRPLSALLRNLARHAANKDLVAKNMVNVLVSKLPGDGLQKTPSSEVVVNICGALNHLVTCSSLAARDIAYFNGLPKLVGIKTSHDNRKDLRVGILPTAVCENLKTDFPQKEVGQPGQKAASVPSAG
- the LOC133152682 gene encoding plakophilin-3-like isoform X3, with protein sequence MSAAVVDGCFLSALQPNSSRTAYVVPSDGPCSDFGAKARRVQEQVRLRLAEKKSPSLGRLTTDDDDAAAATAVLGPAAATKAIFTSCLLFQCHDWELCLHKCAHPLPNGGRLRSRRTDVPKPRACEYALPSGRGFSSRSMIHTPSRIMAVSTMPSGGFSSRSAVETSSKVRASVAQQSLFQTHSARSRRTKSLCQAEINHHGVSGGNLVAWAPPVLRRTLSGTLQGSTLQGAAPPGGSDWADQEMPTRFTYKGPSHRTINRIGNRQQHGAAYGWGGALRAEGWGSQRVPQWHVHRPGHALSYQSSSCAQRAASASVQRAASVRSVASVGKGLDVLDGASVCSNEQLAGMQGLDAQTAVRYLCEPDAALQILGAAYIQHQCYHSRDSKKQVRLLQGVPALVQLFSSDNLEVLRFATGATRNLIYENTDNKVALVDAGGVARLVAVLGEPDEELRKNITGVLWNLSSRDNLKEKLCREALAELSSKVLIPLCASIPLSPSEKDIFNNATGCLRNLSSVNQRTREKMRDTSGLVDSLVSYIQQEVGADDKGLENSVCVLRNLSYQLYSELPHSVRLRLEGPARGSASRDAQAVGCFPMYGKKNVEQQQRQQSLAIMSEASREARGAEWLWHPRVVALYKRVLQSAESTSAGREAAVGALQNLTAGDGRWAALLSAVVLEQERMLPSLLDLLDNDNEAELRPLSALLRNLARHAANKDLVAKNMVNVLVSKLPGDGLQKTPSSEVVVNICGALNHLVTCSSLAARDIAYFNGLPKLVGIKTSHDNSSGGLKASRAASTVLCNMFQYSKLHKDYKLKGFARRDFADGSV